The proteins below come from a single Asanoa ferruginea genomic window:
- a CDS encoding ArsR/SmtB family transcription factor: MAEDVFLALANPIRRRLLRLLADGPRTAGDLAAQFELSRPAIAEHLQVLRRVALVRDVPQGRQRHYHLNPEPLAQVGDWLHPFERFWRERLRSFADVAEEET, translated from the coding sequence GTGGCCGAAGATGTGTTCCTGGCCCTGGCCAATCCGATCCGCCGCCGGCTGTTGCGGTTGCTGGCCGACGGGCCGCGTACGGCCGGCGATCTGGCCGCCCAGTTCGAGCTGAGCCGGCCGGCGATCGCCGAGCACCTACAAGTCCTACGCCGGGTCGCCCTGGTGCGCGACGTGCCGCAGGGCCGGCAACGGCACTACCACCTGAATCCGGAGCCGCTCGCCCAGGTGGGTGACTGGCTCCATCCGTTCGAACGCTTCTGGCGCGAGCGCCTGCGCTCGTTCGCCGATGTCGCCGAGGAGGAGACATGA
- a CDS encoding SsgA family sporulation/cell division regulator translates to MSVIRPTTVEVETSLRLVAPDATALPVRASLRYDPADPYAVHVLFHADSAGGEAVSWSFARELLVTGLDEPAGIGDVRVWPWATPRGDFVALALSSPDGNALFEVPRSVLVRFLRRTYVVVPRGRETDHLDVDAAVNRLLAGR, encoded by the coding sequence ATGAGTGTCATCCGACCGACGACCGTTGAGGTCGAAACGTCACTGCGGCTCGTCGCACCAGACGCCACCGCACTGCCGGTGCGCGCCAGCCTGCGCTACGACCCAGCTGACCCGTACGCGGTCCACGTCCTGTTTCACGCCGATTCGGCCGGCGGCGAGGCGGTGAGTTGGTCGTTCGCCCGTGAGCTCCTCGTCACAGGCCTCGACGAGCCCGCCGGCATCGGCGACGTCCGGGTCTGGCCGTGGGCCACACCGCGGGGCGATTTCGTCGCGCTGGCCCTGTCGTCACCGGACGGGAACGCCCTGTTCGAGGTACCGCGCAGCGTGCTGGTGCGGTTCCTGCGGCGGACGTACGTCGTCGTGCCCCGTGGCCGGGAAACCGACCACCTCGACGTCGACGCGGCGGTAAACCGGCTGCTGGCCGGTCGCTAG
- a CDS encoding TIGR02611 family protein — MEQKGSGPERTATTEEDQELGHGVTPDRISPAEDSEPEAQMGVSVPAQAHRGRVGETLDRIRANPTGRMILRISVAIAGLAVVALGILLIPLPGPGWFIVIGGLAIWAVEFTWAKKLLNFTRRNVRAWTHWIARQPWPLRSVIGVVGLVFVAFVVWASVKVSLDIDLITETRDFFGW, encoded by the coding sequence ATGGAGCAAAAGGGCAGCGGCCCAGAGCGAACGGCGACAACCGAGGAGGACCAGGAGCTGGGACACGGGGTGACGCCCGATCGGATTAGTCCGGCGGAGGATTCGGAACCCGAGGCCCAGATGGGCGTTTCGGTGCCCGCCCAAGCACATCGCGGTCGCGTAGGCGAGACTCTCGACCGAATCAGGGCGAATCCGACCGGTCGGATGATCCTGCGTATCTCGGTCGCGATTGCCGGCCTGGCGGTGGTCGCTCTGGGTATTCTGCTCATACCGCTTCCCGGCCCAGGCTGGTTCATCGTGATCGGTGGCCTGGCCATTTGGGCAGTGGAGTTCACGTGGGCCAAAAAGCTCCTCAACTTCACCCGCCGCAACGTCCGAGCCTGGACACACTGGATCGCCCGCCAACCATGGCCGTTACGCTCAGTAATTGGTGTCGTGGGCCTCGTTTTCGTGGCCTTCGTCGTCTGGGCGTCAGTCAAGGTCAGCCTCGACATCGACTTGATCACTGAAACCCGAGACTTCTTCGGCTGGTGA
- a CDS encoding MarR family winged helix-turn-helix transcriptional regulator, whose translation MTEPRWLDPQERRMWRGYLRMQRAVDVALGRQLAEAGISRPDYEVLVPLSEADGRTLRVRDLASWLGWDRSRISHQLRRMEERGLITREDCVSDARGTMVRLTDKGYEITVTAAPGQVDTVRRVLFDQLGPGEIDQLTTIAERVAGAAGYAHLPYPEPDERR comes from the coding sequence ATGACCGAACCGCGCTGGCTCGACCCGCAGGAACGGCGGATGTGGCGCGGTTACCTGCGCATGCAGCGCGCGGTCGATGTCGCGCTCGGCCGGCAGCTCGCCGAGGCGGGCATCTCCCGCCCCGACTACGAGGTGCTGGTGCCGCTGTCCGAGGCCGACGGGCGCACGCTGCGGGTTCGCGACCTCGCGAGCTGGCTGGGCTGGGACCGCAGCCGGATCTCACACCAGCTCCGCCGGATGGAGGAACGCGGGTTGATCACCCGCGAGGACTGCGTCTCCGACGCGCGGGGCACGATGGTGCGGCTGACCGACAAGGGCTACGAGATCACCGTGACCGCGGCGCCGGGGCAGGTGGACACCGTGCGCCGGGTCCTGTTCGACCAGCTCGGTCCCGGCGAGATCGACCAGCTGACCACGATCGCCGAGCGGGTCGCGGGCGCCGCCGGCTACGCGCACCTGCCCTATCCCGAGCCCGACGAGCGCCGGTGA
- a CDS encoding nuclear transport factor 2 family protein: protein MPDAKELLHRNLHEVFAERDPQRRWAAIERTYTEDVVFTDPEGVSRGRQALNDKAQALLDGAAADFVFEEDGPAYLGTDTAALAWRFGPSGSPVARGVDLLTIRDGLVSALQTLLAP from the coding sequence ATGCCAGACGCCAAGGAGTTGCTGCACCGCAACCTGCACGAGGTCTTCGCCGAGCGGGATCCTCAACGCCGATGGGCGGCCATCGAACGGACGTATACGGAAGACGTGGTGTTCACCGACCCCGAAGGGGTTTCCAGAGGGCGACAAGCGCTGAACGACAAGGCGCAGGCGCTTCTTGATGGCGCCGCCGCCGACTTCGTGTTCGAGGAAGACGGGCCCGCCTACCTCGGAACCGACACCGCGGCGCTGGCGTGGCGTTTCGGCCCATCCGGCAGCCCGGTCGCGCGCGGGGTCGATCTCCTGACGATCCGCGATGGCCTCGTCAGCGCCTTGCAAACCTTGCTCGCGCCATAG
- a CDS encoding FAD-dependent monooxygenase yields MISLPETDSGTEPLDVAALLGVPVEVLASSRWTAEALTAERYADGPVFLVGDAAHRFPPAGATGLSAAIHDAHDLAWKLAAVFHGQGGPRLLDS; encoded by the coding sequence ATGATCAGCCTGCCTGAAACCGACAGCGGCACCGAGCCGCTGGACGTCGCCGCGCTGCTCGGCGTGCCCGTCGAGGTGCTGGCCAGCAGCCGGTGGACCGCCGAGGCGCTGACCGCCGAGCGCTACGCCGACGGGCCCGTCTTCCTGGTCGGCGACGCCGCGCACCGCTTCCCGCCGGCCGGTGCGACCGGCCTGAGCGCCGCCATCCACGACGCGCACGACCTGGCCTGGAAGCTGGCGGCCGTCTTCCACGGCCAGGGCGGGCCACGACTGCTCGACAGCTAG
- a CDS encoding phosphotransferase, translating to MARKPDIARGALEALLSRVFGPAVSFERTAEGVSTQVYRVFRGDEVFYLRIAEEPDDNLETDALVHHELRRRGVKVAEVIHVDPFDDGIGRSTMVTTAVAGAATEHPSAAVVEAAGADLAVINQLPVRGWGFVRRRGHGWPLEGAYRDHVSSLPSPWPGRLAELFDPAELAVIEDLLPEERAGPAVLNHGDFDLTQVFHDGGRYSGLIDFGEIRGAEPFFDLGHFALHHDAELAALLVGYQRVRPLSADHLRSIRRSAILLGCRQLWGWLAPPRNRAPSHPVVSYRTEQVKRQIHRRSVGNH from the coding sequence GTGGCCCGCAAACCCGACATCGCCCGCGGCGCGCTGGAAGCGTTGCTCAGCCGGGTCTTCGGGCCGGCGGTGAGCTTCGAGCGCACCGCGGAAGGCGTGTCGACGCAGGTCTACCGGGTGTTCCGCGGCGACGAGGTGTTCTACCTGCGGATCGCCGAAGAGCCCGACGACAACCTGGAAACCGACGCCCTCGTGCATCACGAGCTTCGGCGACGCGGTGTCAAGGTCGCCGAAGTGATCCACGTGGACCCGTTCGACGACGGCATCGGTCGGTCCACGATGGTGACGACCGCCGTGGCGGGCGCCGCGACAGAACACCCGTCCGCGGCGGTCGTCGAAGCCGCGGGTGCGGACCTGGCCGTGATCAACCAGCTTCCCGTACGCGGATGGGGGTTCGTTCGCCGCCGGGGCCATGGATGGCCCCTGGAAGGCGCCTACCGGGATCACGTCTCGTCCCTACCGAGCCCGTGGCCCGGACGGCTGGCCGAGCTGTTCGACCCGGCCGAACTCGCCGTGATCGAAGACCTGCTGCCGGAGGAGCGCGCCGGCCCGGCCGTACTCAACCATGGCGACTTCGATCTGACACAGGTCTTCCACGACGGCGGCCGCTACAGCGGGCTGATCGACTTCGGCGAGATCCGCGGTGCCGAGCCGTTCTTCGATCTCGGTCATTTCGCCCTGCATCATGACGCCGAGCTCGCCGCCCTCCTGGTCGGCTATCAGCGGGTCCGGCCGCTATCTGCCGACCACCTCCGGTCGATCCGGCGCAGCGCCATCCTGCTGGGGTGCCGGCAGCTCTGGGGGTGGCTGGCGCCGCCGCGGAACCGGGCGCCCAGCCATCCGGTCGTCAGCTATCGCACGGAGCAGGTGAAACGACAGATCCACCGCAGAAGCGTCGGAAATCATTGA
- a CDS encoding SRPBCC family protein produces the protein MTAPSTDTITVDQFVAAPPSRVWRTLTDPELHARWWVPGDIAAVVGHRFHLEMPVYGAIPCEVVEVIPEEKFVYTFNDSWTLTWRLVPEGTGTRLLLEHSGFDFDNPRDREAFEKMGPGWRESVVPRLARLAEAIAG, from the coding sequence ATGACCGCACCGAGCACCGACACCATCACTGTCGACCAATTCGTCGCCGCGCCGCCGAGCCGGGTCTGGCGGACCCTCACCGATCCCGAACTGCATGCGCGTTGGTGGGTGCCGGGCGATATCGCCGCCGTCGTCGGGCATCGGTTCCATCTCGAGATGCCGGTCTATGGAGCGATACCGTGCGAAGTCGTCGAGGTGATCCCGGAAGAGAAGTTCGTCTACACGTTCAACGACTCGTGGACGCTGACCTGGCGGCTCGTCCCCGAAGGCACGGGCACCCGGTTGCTGCTGGAACACAGCGGATTCGACTTCGACAACCCGCGCGACCGGGAGGCGTTCGAGAAGATGGGGCCCGGGTGGCGCGAGAGCGTGGTGCCGCGGCTGGCTCGGCTGGCTGAGGCGATCGCTGGCTGA
- a CDS encoding FMN-dependent NADH-azoreductase, whose amino-acid sequence MSLFRLDASIRVEGSHSREIADIVEREWRAAHPDDPIVRRHVGTDALPSTVWGEAASARFLPVGTLSDPQRSAAALAARLTDELVEADALLFAVPLYNYGVSQHFKTWVDTVLADPRMASGAPPLLAGKPAVLVTVRGGGYGPGTPRAGWDHATPWMRRILADVWQLDLEVVESELTLVGVDPNLERFRDLAAELRGRAEELAREHGRALL is encoded by the coding sequence ATGTCGTTGTTCCGGCTCGACGCGAGCATCCGCGTCGAGGGTTCGCACAGCCGCGAGATCGCTGACATCGTCGAGCGGGAGTGGCGGGCCGCACACCCCGACGACCCGATCGTGCGGCGCCACGTCGGCACGGACGCGCTGCCGTCGACGGTCTGGGGGGAGGCGGCTTCGGCCCGGTTTCTCCCTGTTGGCACGTTGAGCGATCCCCAGCGCTCCGCCGCGGCGCTTGCCGCGCGGCTGACCGACGAGCTGGTCGAGGCCGACGCGTTGCTGTTCGCGGTGCCGCTCTACAACTACGGCGTCTCGCAGCACTTCAAGACGTGGGTCGACACGGTGCTCGCCGACCCGCGGATGGCGTCGGGCGCGCCGCCGCTCCTCGCCGGCAAGCCGGCGGTGTTGGTCACGGTGCGCGGCGGCGGCTACGGGCCGGGTACGCCACGGGCGGGCTGGGACCACGCGACACCGTGGATGCGCCGGATCCTGGCCGACGTGTGGCAGCTCGACCTCGAGGTCGTCGAGAGCGAGCTGACGTTGGTCGGCGTCGACCCGAACCTCGAGCGGTTCAGGGATCTGGCCGCGGAGCTGCGTGGCCGGGCCGAGGAACTCGCCCGGGAGCACGGCCGGGCCCTGCTGTAG